A region of the Exiguobacterium aurantiacum DSM 6208 genome:
CGAACTTGGCGAAGACGAGGAACGAGATGATGGCCGTCCCGATCATCAAGAGGACCGCTTTCGTGATTTGGACCCACGACGTGGCCGTCATCCCGCCGAAGACGACGTACACCGTCATCAAAATGCCGACGACGACGACACTCGTCGTATAAGGGATGCCGAGCAACAGCTCGATGAGCGCACCAGCGCCGACGAGTTGGGCAATCATATAGAAGATGGAGATGACGATGGCGTTCATGGCGGCGACGCCACGGACACGCGGCTTGTTAAAACGAGCGGCGATCATATCGGCCATTGTGTACTTGCCGAGGTTTCGGAGCGGCTCGGCGACGAGATACAAGACGACGAGATAGGCGACGAGGAACCCGATCGAGTAGAAGAACCCGTCAAAGCCTGCGAGGGCGATCATCCCGGCAATCCCGAGGAACGAGGCGGCCGACATGTAATCGCCGGCGATGGCGAGACCGTTTTGAAAACCGGTCAATCCACCGTCGGCCGTATAAAAATCACTGGCCGTCTTCGTTTTACGGGCAGCGAAGAACGTGATGACGAGCGTCAATCCGACAATGGCGAGAAACAAGAGCACGGCCGTCAAGTTCATCGTGTTTCCTCCTGCTTGATTTTTTCGACGAGTTCATCGAACCGGCGGGCGCGCCGGCTGTACAGGACACAAAACGTCCACGTCATGAAGAATTGGGCGAAGGCGAGTACCCACGCCCAAGTGATGTCACCGGCGACTTTCGTGTTCAAGAACGTGAAATAACTCGTCGAGACCGGCAACGTAAAATAAAAGATGAGTGAAAAGATGATAGACGGTACGATGAAGCGGTTCTTTTCCCGCATCAGCTTAACGAACGTCGGGCTTTCGACGATCGCCTCCGCTGACCTCGTGCTCTCGGTTTGTGTGACTTCTGTTACGTCATGCATCGATGAACCTCCTTGGCAATCAAGATACGTACATTATAGAAATGAAAATGAAGGAAAATCCATCCATTTTTAAACCTGTTCAAAGCTGTTATTATACTAATATTGGTCATACCAATTATTTGTAAGCGTTTTCAATAATGTCAAAAAGGTGAACGTTATTTCAAAGTAGTAATCGGAAGTTAAAACGGTTCTTTAGACCTATTAGTCGTATGGCACAATTCGAAAACAAAGCCACACAAAAAGTCCTCAAATTACTTGAGGACTACTGCTGGAAATAATGTTTGTAAACCGTCCAGTCGATTTGTTCTTGTTCGAGTGCCTTCTTTAAAAACTTATGGTCGCGTTTTGGCGTGGCAGCGATATAGCCTTTGACAACGAGCTCGGTCGTCATCTCCTTCGCCCTCGATTCAAGAGCGAACTGTCCGATTTTACCGGCAATTTTACGAATCGCGACGTCACGGAACAACTCTGGCACCGGTGTGACGAGCCGATCGAGGAGCGTCCGTGTCTCAGGCGTCCACATGTGACGTGTCCGATCGATATAATCGTCCTCAATATCGAGCAGGGACCGCCCGTCTTCTTTCGGCATTCGTTTTAAAAACTTACGGAACATGAAAAATCCACCGATGGACATCAAGCCGATCATCACGAACCCCCAAAAGACAATGAAATACATGACCAGACTTTCTGGCATCGTCTTTCCCCCGTTCTCTCAATTCACAGTCATTCAAAATTAGTATACAAAAAAAAGTAGGAATACAAAAGCAAGAGCATCGCCTTAGGATGGACGAACCCGACACATTTCGTTAAAATAGATAGCGTTGCAAATTGAACGAATCAGGAACGTCTTGAATAGAAAGGATCACATATATGAGCCAATTGAAACATGAAGTAGAGAAACGCCGGATTTTCGGCATCATCTCGCACCCGGATGCTGGTAAAACGACGCTGACGGAGAAGCTGCTCTTGCACGGGGGCGCGATTCGCGAGGCGGGGACGGTCAAAGCCCGCAAAAATTCGAAGCATGCCAAGTCCGACTGGATGGAAATCGAGAAGCAACGTGGGATCTCGGTCACGTCATCGGTCATGCAATTCGTCTATCAAGATAAAGTCGTCTCGATCATGGATACGCCGGGTCACAACGATTTCGGGGAAGACACATACCGTGTCTTGACGTCTGTCGACAGTGCCGTCATGGTCATCGATGCCGCCAAAGGGATCGAGACGCAGACGAAGAAACTGTTCCAAGTTTGTCGCATGCGAGGGATTCCGATCTTCACGTTCATGAACAAACTCGACCGCCAGGCGAAAGACCCGCTCGAGCTCATGGAAGAGCTTGAAGAAGTACTCGGTATGCCATCGGTCGCCGTCACATGGCCGATCGGTAGCGGCATGCAGTTTGAAGGCGTGTACGACCGCATCAAGAATGAAGTCCATTTGTTCCGAGGCGATAAGTCGACGCTCACGTTGAACGAGGACGGTGTGAACGACCCGGTTCTAGCCGACTATTTGACAGAAGAGAACTTGACGAACCTTCGTGATGAGATCGACCTACTTGACGGCGCCGGCAACGAGATTGACGTCGAGTCGATTCAACACGGGAAGTTGACCCCGGTCTTCTTTGGGACGGCGCTCGTCGACTTCGGCGTGACCTCGTTCTTAAATCATTACCTCGAGATGTCACCGGCCCCAGAGGCCCGTAAGTCGAACGTCGGTCCGATCGACCCGACAGCTGAGGACTTCAGCGGCTTCGTGTTCAAGATTCAGGCGAACATGAACCCGGCCCACCGTGACCGCATCGCTTTCGTCCGGATTTGCTCCGGTGTGTTCGAGCGCGGCATGGATGTGACGCTCACGCGGACCGGAAAGAAAATCAAGTTGAGCCAATCGACGCAACTGATGGCGAACGACCGAGAAACGGTCGACAAAGCGTTCGCTGGTGATGTCATCGGGATTTATGACTCAGGGACGTATCAAATCGGGGATACGATCACGACGTCGAAACAAAAAATCGCTTTCGAAGCGTTGCCTACGTTCCCACCTGAACTGTTCATGCGCGTCTCACCGATCAACTCACTCAAGTCAAAACACTTCCACAAAGGCGTCGAACAGCTCGCCCAGGAAGGTGCGATTCAAGTGTACCGCAACGAATACAACGAGATTTATCTCGGTGCGGTCGGTCAGCTCCAGTTCGAAGTATTCGAATACCGCTTGAACAATGAGTACGGTGTCGACATTCGGATGGAACCTGTGTCCTACAGCGTCGCTCGTTGGGTGAAAGACAAAGAACTGAAGGCGCTCAAACCGTTCCAAGACTCGCGCAACATGCTCGTGACGGACCGTTGGGAACGTCCGGTATTCTTGTTCGCGAACGAGTTCACGTTCGATCGGTTCAAAGAACGCTACGAAGACGAGTTGACGCTCGTCGACGCACTCGATGTCAACGCGGAGATCGGTGTCGAATAATGATTTGAAAGCGGCGGTCCTGTAGCAGGGCCGCCTTTTCGCGTTTAACCGGATGAACACGAATTGATAAGTTTTACTTATGACTAATTTGTGACGGAATGTATTTTACGTCACGCTATAGTTGTATTATGATAAACATGTGATAAGTAAGCGATTACGGCAATTGCCCGCGTCGCCGCTTTCAAAAAGGGGGAAATTGTATGGAACAGACGAACGTGTTAGACGCTTTCTCATCTCGGACGCAGTTCGAGGTGAACGGTCAGGCGTATGACTATTACCGACTTAAGAAATTAGAAGAGGATGGAGTGACTGAACTTAGTCGTCTCCCGTATTCGATTCGCGTGTTGCTCGAATCGGTGCTCCGCCAACAAGACGGCCGAGGCATCACGAAAGAGCACGTCGAGAACTTGGCTAAATGGGGTACAGCCGAGGTGTCGAAAGATATTGACGTCCCGTTCAAACCGGCCCGTGTCGTGTTACAAGACTTCACCGGCGTTCCGACGGTCGTTGACCTCGCCTCGCTCCGCAAAGCGATGGCCGACCTCGGAGGCGACCCGAACAAAATCAATCCAGAAATCCCGGTCGACCTCGTCGTCGACCACTCGGTCCAAGTCGATGCGTACGGTTTTGCCGGCGCACTCATGAAAAACATGGACATCGAGTTCGAGCGCAACGAAGAGCGTTACAAATTCTTGCGTTGGGCCCAAACGGCGTTCGACAACTACCGTGCCGTGCCACCGGCGACAGGGATCGTTCACCAAGTCAACCTTGAGTACTTGGCATCGGTCGTCCTTGAGAAGAACGACGGAACTGGCAACGTCGCATACCCGGATTCGCTCGTCGGAACGGATTCGCACACGACGATGATCAACGGCCTCGGCGTACTCGGATGGGGCGTCGGAGGAATTGAAGCCGAGGCGAGCATGCTCGGTCAACCGTCTTACTTCCCGGTACCTGACGTCGTCGGCGTCAAGATTATCGGGGAAGTGAACCCTGGTGTCACCGCGACAGACGTCGCGCTCGTCGTGACGGAGATGCTCCGTAACGAGAAAGTCGTCGGCAAATTTGTCGAGTTCTTCGGACCGTCGCTCCACACGATGCCGCTCTCTGATCGCGCGACGATCGCCAACATGGCACCTGAGTACGGTGCGACGTGTGGTTTCTTCCCGGTTGACACGGAGACGCTCAACTACATGCGCACGACAGGTCGCTCTGAAGAGTTGATCGACCTCGTCGAGGCATACTCGAAAGCGAACGACATGTTCTACACGCCTGACCAGGCCGACCCGGCGTTCACGAAAACGCTCACGCTCGACTTGTCTAAAGTAGAACCGTCACTCGCAGGGCCGAAACGTCCGCAAGACCGCATCAACTTGTCTGACTTGCAGAACGCGTTCGTCGACAGCTTGACGGCACCGGCCGGACATAGCGGTTTCGGCCTCGATCGGGCCGAACTCGATAAAACCGTCGCCGTCAACTACGAAGGTGGTTCTGTTGACATGAAGACGGGTGACGTCGCCATCGCAGCCATCACGAGCTGTACAAACACGTCGAACCCATACGTCATGGTAGGAGCAGGTCTCGTCGCGAAAAAAGCGGTCGAACGTGGGCTCACAGTTCCGAAATACGTGAAGACGTCGCTCGCTCCAGGTTCGAAAGTCGTTACGGACTACTTGGACAAGGCAGGCCTCACACCGTACCTCGATCAGCTCGGATTCAACACCGTCGGCTACGGTTGTACGACTTGTATCGGGAACTCAGGCCCGCTCGACCGTGAAGTCGAAGAAGCGATCACGTCGAACGACTTGCTCGTGTCGTCGGTCCTCTCGGGGAACCGTAACTTCGAAGGCCGCGTCCACCCACTCGTCAAAGCGAACTTCTTGGCCTCGCCGCCGCTTGTCGTCGCTTACGCACTCGCCGGGTCGGTCAACTTCGACATCATGAACGAATCGTTCGGTACTGACAAAGACGGCAACGAAGTCTTCTTCAAAGACATCTGGCCGTCAAACGATGAGATCAAGATGGTCGTTCAAGACGTCGTCTCACCGGAAGCGTTCCGTAAAGAGTACGATACGGTGTTCACCGGCAACGAACGTTGGAACGCGCTCGACGTGCCAGAAGGCAACTTGTACGACTTCTCGGACGACTCGACGTATATCCAAAACCCACCGTTCTTCGAAAACCTCGAACCGGAAGCAGGCGTGGTCCATCCGCTCAACGGACTTCGCGTCATCGGCAAGTTTGCCGATTCGGTCACGACCGACCACATCTCACCGGCAGGGGCGTTCTCGAAGACGACACCAGCCGGACAGTACTTGCAGTCAAAAGGGGTCGCACCGCTCGACTTCAACTCGTACGGATCGCGTCGGGGTAACCACGAAGTGATGATGCGCGGTACGTTCGCGAACATTCGCATCCGTAACCAAGTCGCACCGGGCACAGAAGGCGGTTTCACAACGTACTGGCCGACTGGCGAAATCATGCCGATGTACGACGCGGCAATGAAGTATAAAGAGCAAGGCACGGGGCTCATCGTCCTCGCAGGCAACGACTACGGGATGGGTTCATCGCGTGACTGGGCTGCAAAAGGGACGAACTTGCTCGGTATTCGCGCCGTCATCGCGCAAAGCTTCGAGCGCATCCACCGCTCAAACCTCGTCATGATGGGCGTGTTACCGCTCCAGTTCATGGATGGGGAGTCTGCCGAATCGCTCGGCCTATCGGGCGAAGAGGCACTTGATATCCAAGTCGACGAGTCAGTTCGTCCGCGAGATATCTTGGACGTCAAGGCGACGCACGAGAACGGCACGGTGACGGAGTTCAAAGTCATCGCGCGTTTCGACTCTGAAATTGAGATCGATTACTACCGTCATGGCGGGATCCTTCAGATGGTTCTCCGTGATAAATTGAAGTAAACGATTGAGAAGTGTAAAATGTTGACCTTCCTTTGAAAAAAGGAAGGTTTTTTTTGTGAATGTGCGAATATGAGGTGAGAGGGAAGGCTATATCGGGAACAGAATGGGGAGAGGGGGGAGTGTATGGAAAAATTGACGAAGTCAGGGAAGAATTGGTGGCAGCGGCTCACTCAAAAAGAAGAGGTGGTCGAAGAGATTGTCGACATCACGTTGCCTGAACTTAGACAGGCGATTCATGAATACGAGCAGACGTTGCCGAAAGGGGTCAACCGGACGGTGCTGCTCGATGATGCGCAAGAAATCGACCTTTCCCGTTTGAAACGCCATTTGCCGGGGAGGCCGAGGCAACGTTTCTTCATGTCGAAGGAGACGTTTTATATCGTCCCGGAAGAAGAACGTGACATCATCTACGAGATGGACCAAGTCCAGCGAGCACTTGATCTATATATGGAGCAAGAGCAGAAGCTACCGCTTCGGAAATTTCAGCAGACGATGCAACTCGACTTGACACGACTACGGGAGGGCGGATATTTGAAAACGCTACCGAAACGGCCTTATTACGTGGTCGATGAGACGTTCATCGTCTCGTTAGAACCGAAACCGCCTGAGTGACGCGCACGTGACGTCACTCTTTTTGGTTCACGGACAAGACACATCGTCGGGTTGAGAAGTGTTTACGATGTATGTTACGGTGGAAAACGTATATGAAAATAAGAAAAATTGAATAGGAGTGACAACACATGAAAAGGAAAAGCCAAGTGACGACCGTTTTTATCGTTTCTGCCATCATCACGGTCTTGTTCACCATTTGGGGTATCTTCCCTGAACGCCTCCTTGGCAACGCTAGCCTGTTGAACGTGACGACGAAGCTGCAAGGTTGGTTGTCGAACGGGTTAGGCTGGTTTTATTTATTGAGCGCGACCGGTATCTTGCTCGTCGCCATCTTTTTGATTTTCTCTCGATTCGGTTCGATCCGACTCGGGAAAGATACGGATCGACCGGACTTCGGTTACATGACATGGTTCGCGATGCTCTTTAGTGCGGGCATGGGGATTGGACTCATCTTCTGGGGTGCGGCCGAACCGCTCCTCCACTTCCATAGCCCACCATTCGAGTCACCGACTCCTGAAGGTGACGCCCGAACGGCGATGCGATATGCATTCTTCCATTGGGGCTTACATCCGTGGGCGATTTACGCCATGATCGCACTCGCAATCGCCTACTCGACGTTCCGGAAAGGGCGACCGGCAACCATCGGAGAGACGATCGGTTCGCTCGTAAATGATCGCTATGAACGTCCGGTCAAACAGACGGTCGACATCCTCGCGGTCATTGCGACGGCGTTCGGGGTGGCGACGTCGCTCGGATTCGGGGCGCAACAGATCGCCGGGGGTCTTCACTATTTGCTTCCGGGCGTGCCGAACGCGTTCTCGACTCAACTCATCATTATCGCCGTCGTGACGGTGTTATATATGATTAGTGCTTCGACAGGCCTGGAGAAAGGCATTCGGATTTTAAGTAACACGAACATCTTTCTTGCCATCGTCTTACTCGTGGCGACACTCATCGCCGGACCGAGCGCGTTCATTCTCGACTTGTTCACACAGACGATCGGGACGTACTTGCAACAGTTACCGTCGATGAGTTTCAGGACGGCGGCGCTTGAACCGGTCGAACGGGAATGGATTAACGGCTGGACAATCTTCTATTGGGCATGGTGGATCTCATGGTCACCGTTCGTCGGGACATTCATCGCCCGCGTCTCCAAAGGACGGACGATTCGTGAATTCATCATCGGCATCTTGCTCGTCCCGACATCGTTCGGGTTGCTATGGTTCTCTGTCTTCGGCGGGTCTGCGATTTGGGCGGACTTGTTCGGTGGCCAGAGCTTGATCACGGCCGTCAACGAGATCGGGACAGAAGTCGGGCTCTTCGCCTTGTTCGAGACGTTCGGAGGGTTCGGGACGGTGCTCAGCATCATCGCCATCTTCCTCATCTCGACGTTCTTCATCACATCGGCTGACTCGGCGACGTACGTGCTCGGGATGCTCACGACGAACGGGAAACTGATTCCACCGATGCGCATCAAATTGACGTGGGGCTTCATCCAATCGTCGATCGCCGCCGTACTCTTGTACGCCGGCGGGTTGAGCGCATTGCAAGCAGTCGCCATCCTCGTCGCGTTCCCATTCATTTTCGTGTTGATCTTTATGATCATCGCCTTGTTCAAAGACTTGTCCGATGAACCGGATGAACGGGACAAATGGATCGAAACGTATAAAAAAGAAGAAGATAAGCTCGGTTAACGAAAAGAGGGTCTCAATGCGAGACCCTTTTTTGGTCGTAAATATTTTGCATGACCTTCACGCTAGTGTAGGATAGTAAGTGAAGCATAGTGGGAGGGCATGATATGAAACAACAAATGAAAAAACGTCTTAGTTGGGTAATCGGGGCCGGTATTCTCATCGTCGGTGCCTTGCTCGTCTATAACCTTTATTCGTTGCTCAACTTTCCGGATAACGAAGGCAGAGAAAACCGCTCAGAACCGTTCTATACGTCCGTTGTCATCGGTTATGAAGAGAAGAAGTTGCCGCCTGAAGGGGATACGCTTGAAGTACGCAACTATCTCGTCACGTATGATGAGAACGGCCACTTCGTCTCCGAAGTCGTCTCGGGACCGAACGCCGGGGCGAAAGCCGAATGGGACGGCACGGTTTACCGTGAGTTGAATCCGGACGGTGAGGAGGCGATTCGTCAGGAGACGACGTCGGGCGCGGTCGCCCCCCATCCGTTCTTATCACGAGCGACGAACGAACAAATCCGCAGATGGCTCGATGACGGGACGCTCGGCACGAGCGAAGGGGATGTCGACATCATCGGCCGGACAGCCCAGGCGTTCGTCAAGTCGGAGACGGCCGAGACGGTCCCGGCCGACTGGATTAAAAATCATCCAACTATTTTCAGTGAGGATGGGAATGAAGAAGCGGTCACTTATTACGTGGATGCGAACGAACGGATCTTACTTGCCGCAGAGTCACGAAACAACGGGAAATTGTTCCACTCGATTCGCATGACATCTTTTGAATCACGATAAATCGGCGAGGAGCAGACTAAAACGTCGGCTCCTTTGTCGTCTGAAAGGGAGAACGAGATGAAACAAATCAACTTGGATCAGGTACAAGCCGACCTTACACGTTGGGAAACCGGCGACACGGTCGATGAGGCCGCCCTGTTATCATATGCGCATTGGTCGAGAGCGACCGGGCAACGTGACGAATTGATTCGCACGTTGACGTTGCTTGCGACACGACGGTTTCGACAAACGGAGACGGTCGATCCGCTTCTCAGCCGCTGGGTGAAGGAGCTGGAGTCGTTGAACGCTTTGCCGCCTGAACTTCGCGTCAGCCAACTGAATGGGCGGTTGCGCCGCTTCAGACAGTCTCTCCACGTCGAATGGCCGACACTGCGCGAGGCGGACTATGCGTCGATGAAAGTGCAGATTTTGACCGAATACGAACTGAAGACGACAGCGTTATTGGACCAACTCGATCAGTTGCATGATGAGATTGAGCGAGCGAAGTCGGACTTACGGGACTCAGAGTTCAAAGACCAACTTGAGCGCTTGTTCGACGTCGTCATTGAGGCGATGCAAGAAGTCGCCGCGCTCGAGGACGACACGGCTTCTTTACTTGGCTCGATGCAAGGGAACTACTTCAGCCGTGAAGCGTTCGGTCGCTTCGGAGAACGGGTCACCCTCGTCAAAGGAAAGATTGAAGCAATCGCTGAGCTGTTACCTGAGCCGAAGCGGGAGACGCGCTCGAGCGGCATCGAAAAACTTGAGACGATGATTGGTTTGACCGACGTCAAAGCCCGCGTCAAAGCGTGGTATCGCTTTTTACTGTTCCAACGCGAACGAGAAAAAGCGGGCTTCTCTTCGAAACACCAGCCGTCGCTCCATCTCGTCTTCACCGGCAATCCTGGGACCGGCAAGACGACACTCGCCAGACTGATGGCCGAGATTTATTTTGAGCTTGGCCTTTTGAGCCGGCCGGACGTCATCGAGGCAGACCGCTCGAGTCTTGTCGGGGCGTTCGTCGGGCAGACCGAGGAACAAGTCATGAATAAAGTGAAAGAGGCAGAGGGGGGCGTCTTGTTCATTGACGAGGCTTACGCCCTTAAGCGCCAAGACGCCAGTGGCAGTGATTACGGACAAGCGGCGATCGATACGCTCGTCGCCGCGATGACGAGCGGCGAATATGCCGGGAAGTTTGTCGTCATCCTAGCGGGCTATCCGGAAGAGATGCGTCATTTCCTATTGGCGAACCCGGGGCTGCGCTCACGCTTCCCTGAGTCGAACCATTATGAGCTGCCGAACTATTCCGATGAGGAGCTCGTCGCCATCGGGGAGAAAGTCGCCGAGGAAAACAATTACGTGCTCACGCTCGAGGCAAAACGTGCGCTTCTCGCCCAGATTGACCGGGAACGAGTCGATGCGACGTTCGGGAACGCCCGGACCGTCCACAACATCTTGCTTGACGCCATGTTCCATAAAGGCTCCCGTTTTGGGGCCGAGGCTCCGCTTGATGAGATGGCCCTTTTGACGGAACTCGACTTCGAAGACACGTCGACAGACGAGGAGGCGCTGCTATCGCTTGACGACCTCGTCGGGATGGACGAAGCGAAACGTCAGCTCGCCGAAATCGAAGCACTCATCACGATTCAGAAACGACGGCGGGAACTCGGGCTCAAGACGGCGCCGGTGCAACTCCATGCCTCTCTCGTCGGCAACAGCGGGACGGGGAAGACGACGTTCGCGCATTTGTATGCCCAACTGTTGAAGCGGGCTGGTTACTTAAAACGCGGACATTTGAAAGTCGTCAGTCGGGCCGACTTGGTGAGCGGTTACGTCGGTCAGACGGCGCAAAAGACGAAAGCGGCGATCAGGGACGCCCTCGGCGGGGTGCTCTTGATCGATGAGGCGTACAGTCTGAGCGGGGGCCCGAACGACTATGGAAAAGAAGCAATCGATACGCTCGTCGATGAGATGCCGAAACACGGTGAGAACCTTGTCGTCATTTTAGCCGGGTATGATGCACCGATGCGACGGCTCATCGATTCGAATCCGGGCTTGAACAGCCGCATCAAGCGGACGATCCACTTCGAGGACTATTCGATCGAGCAACTCGTCCAAATCGCGAATAATTATGCGGACAAGTTCGGCTATACGTTTGAACAGGAAGTCGAGGACGCCTTGCGCGAGCGACTGGGCGATATGGAGCGACCGAACGCTCGGACCGCGCTGTCATTAATTGATGAGGCGATTGCGAGACAGTCATACCGGCTCGTCGACAAGGATGGGGCGGATCGTGAATTAAACCGAATATTAGTAGTAGATATTAATACCAAGTTATAATAAAATGAAGTGGAAAGCGAGGACGATATGATGCACACGATACAAATCCCGGTCCGCTATCAAGAGACTGACATGATGGGGATCGTCTACCATGCGAACTATTTGGTTTATTTAGAGATCGCGAGAACCGAGCTGTTGCGGCAACTCGGCGTCGAATATAAAGATATGGAAGAGGCCGGATTTGTGTCACCGGTCACGAACGTGTCTGTCGATTACAAGAAAAGCGTGACATTCGGGGACACGGTACACGTCCGTGTCTGGGTGGACAGTTACTCGAAAATACGGACCGTGTACGGTTACGAGTTGACAGACCAGTCTGGCAACCTCGTCGGCAAGGCGAAGACGACCCATGTCGTCGTCAAGCAAGGCGATTTCAAGCCGATTCGTCTGGATCGTGAGTTTCCCGAGTGGCACGCCATGTACATGCGCGTCATGAGTCCTGTCTCATAACAGTGGTTCTTTTGTACCGTCAGTATGGTATCATATCTTGACGGTATTTTTTGTATATGATGAATTATAAAATTAAGTGCAACACCTGAACGTGAACGCAAAAAAAGCCCATAGCGACGGCCTCGTGTAGAATGAAGTCACCACAACACACATTCACACGGAGGAATCGACATGAGCTATACCCATCTTACCACAGCGGAACGCGTGAAAATAGAGACCTACCTGGAGCTCGGGATGTCCGTACGGTCCATCGCGAGACGGCTCGGGCGACAGCCCTCGACCGTCTCGCGGGAGATCAGAAGGAACCCCGGCTACACGGCCGAACGCGCACAGGAGCGCTACGCCAATGCGAAGCGAAACTGCGGCGCCAAGACGAAGCTCGACGACATGATGCGCCGGACGATCATCGAGAAGCTGCGGGCGACCTGGTCCCCGGAACAGATCGTGGGTCGTCTCTTCGACGGGAAAATCGCCTTCTCGACCATCTATCGTTGGATCTATTCGGGGCTGATCGACGTACCGGTGACCGTGCTCCGCCAAAAGGGCAAGCGCCAGAAACCGATAGAGACACGTGGTCGGTTCAACATCGGTCTGTCCATCGCCAAACGTCCGAGAGAGGTG
Encoded here:
- a CDS encoding acyl-CoA thioesterase, whose product is MHTIQIPVRYQETDMMGIVYHANYLVYLEIARTELLRQLGVEYKDMEEAGFVSPVTNVSVDYKKSVTFGDTVHVRVWVDSYSKIRTVYGYELTDQSGNLVGKAKTTHVVVKQGDFKPIRLDREFPEWHAMYMRVMSPVS
- a CDS encoding AAA family ATPase, translated to MKQINLDQVQADLTRWETGDTVDEAALLSYAHWSRATGQRDELIRTLTLLATRRFRQTETVDPLLSRWVKELESLNALPPELRVSQLNGRLRRFRQSLHVEWPTLREADYASMKVQILTEYELKTTALLDQLDQLHDEIERAKSDLRDSEFKDQLERLFDVVIEAMQEVAALEDDTASLLGSMQGNYFSREAFGRFGERVTLVKGKIEAIAELLPEPKRETRSSGIEKLETMIGLTDVKARVKAWYRFLLFQREREKAGFSSKHQPSLHLVFTGNPGTGKTTLARLMAEIYFELGLLSRPDVIEADRSSLVGAFVGQTEEQVMNKVKEAEGGVLFIDEAYALKRQDASGSDYGQAAIDTLVAAMTSGEYAGKFVVILAGYPEEMRHFLLANPGLRSRFPESNHYELPNYSDEELVAIGEKVAEENNYVLTLEAKRALLAQIDRERVDATFGNARTVHNILLDAMFHKGSRFGAEAPLDEMALLTELDFEDTSTDEEALLSLDDLVGMDEAKRQLAEIEALITIQKRRRELGLKTAPVQLHASLVGNSGTGKTTFAHLYAQLLKRAGYLKRGHLKVVSRADLVSGYVGQTAQKTKAAIRDALGGVLLIDEAYSLSGGPNDYGKEAIDTLVDEMPKHGENLVVILAGYDAPMRRLIDSNPGLNSRIKRTIHFEDYSIEQLVQIANNYADKFGYTFEQEVEDALRERLGDMERPNARTALSLIDEAIARQSYRLVDKDGADRELNRILVVDINTKL